A region of Asterias amurensis chromosome 20, ASM3211899v1 DNA encodes the following proteins:
- the LOC139952457 gene encoding UDP-glucose 4-epimerase-like isoform X1, whose protein sequence is MDDTAKCVLITGGAGYIGSHTVLEMLKEDYNIIVVDNFSNAAKGKNCLPESLHRVQQILGGEKKILVYQIDLLDVEDLRNVFLKHQIESVIHFAALKAVGESVEQPLDYYRVNVGGTLNLLNLMKEFKVKNFVYSSSATVYGTPEKLPLDEDQPIGGSITNPYGRSKFFMEQILIDLCNSSKHLRRCCERTWKQDNSTVMDWNIVILRYFNPVGAHESGMIGEDPTGTPNNLMPYVAQVAVGKRDELKVFGGDYDTPDGTGVRDYIHVVDLALGHIAALKKLNQECGLKIYNLGSGIGYSVLDIVKALEKASGKEIKYKVVDRRGGDVGACYSDPTKAEKELGWKAVRNMDKICEDQWRWQSNNPNGYSS, encoded by the exons ATGGATGATACCGCCAAGTGTGTCTTGATAACTGGGGGTGCAGGATACATCGGAAGTCATACTGTTCTAGAAATGTTGAAAGAGGACTATAACATCATCGTTGTTGACAACTTCTCAAATGCAGCCAAAG GAAAAAACTGTCTACCTGAGAGCCTGCATAGAGTCCAGCAaatcctgggtggagagaagaaaATACTGGTATATCAGATTGATCTGTTGGACGTTGAAGACCTTAGAAATGTCTTCTTGAAG CACCAGATAGAGTCAGTCATCCATTTTGCTGCATTGAAGGCTGTTGGAGAGTCTGTTGAACAACCTCTAGATTACTATAGAGTTAATGTTGGTGGAACGCTCAACTTGTTAAAT CTCATGAAAGAATTTAAGGTAAAGAACTTTGTCTACTCGAGCTCGGCAACGGTTTACGGTACTCCAGAGAAGTTACCTCTTGATGAAGACCAACCTATCGGTGGCTCCATCACCAATCCTTATGGGAGGAGTAAGTTTTTCATGGAGCAGATTCTGATTGATCTGTGTAACTCGTCAAAG CATTTAAGACGTTGCTGTGAGCGAACATGGAAACAAGATAATAGTACAGTTATG GACTGGAATATAGTAATTTTGCGTTATTTCAACCCGGTTGGTGCCCATGAATCGGGAATGATAGGCGAGGATCCAACGGGAACCCCTAACAATCTCATGCCATACGTCGCCCAAGTTGCTGTCGGTAAGAGAGATGAACTAAAGGTTTTCGGAGGTGACTACGATACTCCTGATGGAACAG gagtACGAGACTACATCCATGTAGTGGACCTTGCTCTTGGGCATATTGCAGCACTGAAGAAACTCAATCAAGAATGTGGTCTCAAGATTTACAACCTTGGATCTGGAATCGGCTATTCAGTACTGGACATTGTAAAGGCTCTTGAGAAGGCATCTGGGAAAGAG ATCAAGTACAAGGTCGTTGATCGACGAGGAGGTGATGTAGGGGCTTGTTACTCTGACCCTACCAAGGCAGAGAAGGAACTGGGATGGAAAGCTGTCAGAAACATGGACAAAATCT GTGAGGACCAGTGGCGTTGGCAGTCCAACAATCCCAATGGTTATTCTTCTTGA
- the LOC139952457 gene encoding UDP-glucose 4-epimerase-like isoform X2 encodes MDDTAKCVLITGGAGYIGSHTVLEMLKEDYNIIVVDNFSNAAKGKNCLPESLHRVQQILGGEKKILVYQIDLLDVEDLRNVFLKHQIESVIHFAALKAVGESVEQPLDYYRVNVGGTLNLLNLMKEFKVKNFVYSSSATVYGTPEKLPLDEDQPIGGSITNPYGRSKFFMEQILIDLCNSSKDWNIVILRYFNPVGAHESGMIGEDPTGTPNNLMPYVAQVAVGKRDELKVFGGDYDTPDGTGVRDYIHVVDLALGHIAALKKLNQECGLKIYNLGSGIGYSVLDIVKALEKASGKEIKYKVVDRRGGDVGACYSDPTKAEKELGWKAVRNMDKICEDQWRWQSNNPNGYSS; translated from the exons ATGGATGATACCGCCAAGTGTGTCTTGATAACTGGGGGTGCAGGATACATCGGAAGTCATACTGTTCTAGAAATGTTGAAAGAGGACTATAACATCATCGTTGTTGACAACTTCTCAAATGCAGCCAAAG GAAAAAACTGTCTACCTGAGAGCCTGCATAGAGTCCAGCAaatcctgggtggagagaagaaaATACTGGTATATCAGATTGATCTGTTGGACGTTGAAGACCTTAGAAATGTCTTCTTGAAG CACCAGATAGAGTCAGTCATCCATTTTGCTGCATTGAAGGCTGTTGGAGAGTCTGTTGAACAACCTCTAGATTACTATAGAGTTAATGTTGGTGGAACGCTCAACTTGTTAAAT CTCATGAAAGAATTTAAGGTAAAGAACTTTGTCTACTCGAGCTCGGCAACGGTTTACGGTACTCCAGAGAAGTTACCTCTTGATGAAGACCAACCTATCGGTGGCTCCATCACCAATCCTTATGGGAGGAGTAAGTTTTTCATGGAGCAGATTCTGATTGATCTGTGTAACTCGTCAAAG GACTGGAATATAGTAATTTTGCGTTATTTCAACCCGGTTGGTGCCCATGAATCGGGAATGATAGGCGAGGATCCAACGGGAACCCCTAACAATCTCATGCCATACGTCGCCCAAGTTGCTGTCGGTAAGAGAGATGAACTAAAGGTTTTCGGAGGTGACTACGATACTCCTGATGGAACAG gagtACGAGACTACATCCATGTAGTGGACCTTGCTCTTGGGCATATTGCAGCACTGAAGAAACTCAATCAAGAATGTGGTCTCAAGATTTACAACCTTGGATCTGGAATCGGCTATTCAGTACTGGACATTGTAAAGGCTCTTGAGAAGGCATCTGGGAAAGAG ATCAAGTACAAGGTCGTTGATCGACGAGGAGGTGATGTAGGGGCTTGTTACTCTGACCCTACCAAGGCAGAGAAGGAACTGGGATGGAAAGCTGTCAGAAACATGGACAAAATCT GTGAGGACCAGTGGCGTTGGCAGTCCAACAATCCCAATGGTTATTCTTCTTGA
- the LOC139952525 gene encoding uncharacterized protein, with the protein MPWHNLSEFIPWILAIFFVLFLIACCSWLYRCVQKCEDQCPGILPDRSPYNPNSPMTPFPNIRHTRNCESTRRLTLRRATEESNNEPSGSIMSSTSIVHYHGPKSPPYAQLADRPPPPSYEEACGSGVPSLSQQQATSAAIIDTEPIPTENIESVSVSSVPHSDDVRDVVNDSNVIDIPHDEPLINDDDDDDDDMELQDVVIEPTALETANSDVMETGDHVLL; encoded by the exons ATGCCCTGGCATA ATTTATCCGAATTTATCCCGTGGATACTCGCGATCTTTTTCGTCCTGTTCTTAATTGCTTGCTGCTCGTGGCTCTACAGATGTGTACAGAAATGTGAGGATCAATGCCCTGGTATATTACCAGATCGAAGCCCATACAACCCAAACTCTCCCATGACGCCATTCCCTAACATCAGACACACGAGGAACTGCGAGAGTACAAGACGTCTGACATTGCGACGGGCGACCGAAGAGTCAAATAATGAGCCATCGGGTAGTATCATGTCCTCTACGTCGATAGTTCATTATCATGGACCGAAATCACCACCCTACGCTCAGCTTGCAGATCGCCCTCCACCGCCCTCTTATGAAGAGGCTTGCGGTTCTGGTGTCCCCTCCCTGTCGCAACAGCAGGCTACGAGTGCCGCAATAATCGATACTGAACCGATCCCGACTGAAAACATCGAATCGGTATCAGTGTCGAGTGTGCCTCACTCTGATGACGTACGTGATGTCGTCAATGACTCGAATGTCATTGATATCCCACATGACGAGCCACTCATAAATGACGATGACGACGATGACGACGACATGGAATTACAAGATGTCGTCATTGAACCAACAGCATTGGAAACAGCTAATAGTGACGTCATGGAGACTGGTGATCACGTGTTACTTTGA
- the LOC139952364 gene encoding uncharacterized protein, whose amino-acid sequence MAPSTRVLVLLFVLVLIFHLTESRSHQKLTRSSRRSLTRRTTRRATSYNSNTGHPARGEFVWWHIILIILGIVIVFALLYCRVRQCMNREPESDTPGIHTTRDQIQLRDHKTVNHFPNHYSAPQNGYASDGGFNHPPVDAMYPPPVVNSSYPPSCDVMYTPSSSPAPPSYGNVIGFHKEMIDEGAIDVQRPDQWEDDVNCKRKDFGVI is encoded by the exons ATGGCGCCCTCTACTCGTGTGCTGGTTCTACTTTTTGTCCTGGTTTTGATTTTTCACCTCACGGAGTCGA GATCTCATCAAAAACTAACCCGATCATCAAGACGCAGTCTAACAAGACGCACAACAAGGCGTGCCACGTCTTATAACAGTAACACAGGACACCCTGCAAGAGGAG AATTCGTTTGGTGGCACATCATTCTGATTATTCTCGGTATTGTCATAGTCTTCGCCCTTTTGTACTGCCGCGTACGTCAATGTATGAACCGGGAGCCTGAATCCGATACTCCTGGTATCCACACTACCAGGGACCAGATACAACTTCGGGATCACAAAACAGTCAATCATTTCCCGAACCACTACTCGGCACCGCAGAATGGATACGCTTCGGACGGTGGTTTCAACCACCCACCGGTGGACGCGATGTACCCACCACCCGTGGTCAACTCGTCCTACCCTCCCTCATGTGACGTCATGTACACGCCTTCTTCGTCTCCTGCACCGCCCTCTTACGGTAACGTAATAGGGTTTCACAAGGAGATGATCGATGAGGGCGCTATTGATGTTCAACGACCTGACCAATGGGAGGACGATGTTAACTGTAAAAGGAAAGACTTTGGTGTGATTTAA
- the LOC139952391 gene encoding uncharacterized protein — MEVLSQRRLVNFISICLALLVILSTTDARRYSRRARPSHGDAGKTNPHRPTALNQPWVILLIAGGGVLVLVCCFLHCLRCIHHMVSTHEKKNARRRRTEDGENDNQQDVDDEFDQSELCQPPPYADIINDVMIPPPPYSAVYVGGAGWDAPPPSDDAELKD; from the exons ATGGAGGTTCTGAGCCAGAGAAGATTGGTAAACTTCATCAGTATCTGTCTTGCGTTGTTAGTGATCTTGTCAACTACTGATGCAC GAAGATACAGTAGAAGGGCACGTCCAAGTCACGGAGACGCTGGTAAAACAAATCCACATCGACCAACAG CATTAAACCAGCCTTGGGTGATTCTCCTTATCGCCGGTGGGGGCGTCCTTGTCCTCGTGTGCTGTTTTCTGCACTGCCTCCGCTGCATCCACCACATGGTGTCCACACATGAGAAAAAGAACGCCAGACGCAGGCGCACTGAAGACGGCGAGAACGACAACCAACAAGATGTGGACGATGagtttgaccaatcagaactcTGCCAGCCGCCACCTTATGCTGAcatcatcaatgacgtcatgatacCGCCACCACCGTACTCAGCTGTTTATGTAGGTGGGGCTGGCTGGGATGCGCCACCGCCATCTGATGATGCGGAACTCAAAGACTAA